Proteins encoded within one genomic window of bacterium:
- the ftsH gene encoding ATP-dependent zinc metalloprotease FtsH — translation MFDFKRTRQIAYLIFIALFFVLLFVLFNSQYSQVKSVPLSQVIEEIKNEQVEQVHIKGNVLEVKLKNGVEQRTIKEADTSLADYGIDLTKVKVEVEDTSSANLWFNILFSLGPIIVFAFFLYFMMRSAQGGATKAFTFTQSQARVFLGGKKKITFKDVAGLEEVKEELQEVVEFLKYPEKFRRLGAEVPKGVLLVGPPGCGKTLLAKAVAGEANVSFFSISGSEFVELFVGVGAARVRDLFNKAKRNAPAIVFIDELDAVGRQRGTGLGGTHDEREQTLNQILVEMDGFDTDTSVIVMAATNRPDVLDPALLRPGRFDRRIVLNLPTREERLAILKIHSRNKYLAQDVKLDKIAATTAGFSGADLKNLLNEAAILAARHNQKTIRQKELEEALEKVMLGPARKSKILKGKEKEISAYHEAGHALVTELLKEADPVHKISLISRGEALGYTWNLPEEDKLLTTKSRFKAQLVSLLGGRAAEEVVFKESTTGAENDLRQATKIAREMVVNYGMSEKLGPVVYGEREELVFLGRELAEHKVASERTASLIDREIKRIIEEAFSEAKKILEKHRSLLAAISQELLKKEELDRKDFLALLNKFGVKSPKK, via the coding sequence ATGTTTGATTTTAAACGCACTCGCCAAATAGCTTACTTAATATTTATTGCTCTTTTTTTTGTTCTTCTTTTTGTTCTTTTTAACAGCCAGTATTCTCAAGTCAAAAGCGTTCCTTTAAGCCAAGTGATTGAAGAGATAAAAAACGAACAGGTAGAGCAAGTACATATTAAGGGTAATGTTTTAGAAGTTAAGCTTAAAAATGGAGTTGAGCAAAGGACTATCAAAGAAGCTGACACCTCTTTAGCTGATTATGGTATAGATTTGACCAAAGTTAAGGTTGAGGTGGAAGATACAAGTAGTGCTAATTTGTGGTTTAATATATTGTTTTCTTTAGGTCCGATTATAGTTTTTGCTTTTTTCCTTTATTTTATGATGCGTTCTGCTCAGGGAGGAGCTACTAAAGCTTTTACCTTTACCCAGTCCCAAGCAAGAGTATTCTTGGGCGGTAAGAAAAAAATTACTTTTAAAGATGTGGCTGGTTTAGAGGAGGTAAAAGAAGAGCTTCAAGAAGTGGTAGAGTTTCTTAAGTATCCGGAAAAATTCCGTCGTTTAGGGGCAGAGGTTCCTAAAGGAGTGCTTTTGGTGGGACCTCCGGGGTGCGGGAAAACTCTTTTAGCTAAAGCAGTAGCCGGCGAAGCCAATGTTTCCTTTTTTTCTATTTCTGGTTCAGAGTTTGTGGAACTTTTTGTTGGTGTGGGAGCAGCAAGAGTAAGAGATCTTTTTAATAAAGCCAAACGCAATGCTCCGGCAATTGTTTTTATTGATGAGTTAGATGCAGTTGGCCGCCAAAGGGGAACAGGTTTGGGGGGCACTCATGACGAAAGAGAGCAGACCTTAAACCAAATTTTAGTGGAGATGGATGGTTTTGATACTGATACTAGCGTTATTGTTATGGCAGCAACTAATAGGCCTGATGTTTTGGACCCAGCACTTTTGCGTCCCGGCAGATTTGATCGCCGTATAGTGCTGAATTTGCCTACCCGTGAGGAGCGATTGGCTATTCTCAAGATTCATTCCCGCAATAAGTATTTAGCTCAAGATGTAAAGCTGGATAAAATTGCTGCTACAACAGCTGGTTTTTCTGGAGCAGATCTAAAGAATCTGCTTAATGAGGCAGCAATTTTAGCTGCTCGCCACAACCAAAAAACAATTAGACAAAAGGAGTTGGAGGAGGCTTTGGAAAAAGTAATGCTTGGGCCAGCGCGCAAAAGTAAGATTTTAAAAGGCAAAGAAAAAGAGATCTCTGCTTACCACGAGGCAGGTCATGCTTTAGTGACCGAGCTTTTAAAAGAAGCTGATCCAGTGCATAAAATTTCTCTTATTTCCCGGGGAGAAGCTTTAGGATATACTTGGAATCTTCCCGAAGAGGACAAATTGTTAACTACTAAAAGCCGTTTTAAGGCTCAACTTGTTTCTCTTCTTGGTGGCAGAGCAGCTGAGGAGGTTGTTTTCAAAGAATCAACTACTGGTGCTGAAAATGATTTACGTCAAGCTACTAAGATTGCTCGGGAAATGGTAGTTAACTATGGGATGAGTGAAAAGTTAGGTCCTGTAGTTTATGGGGAAAGGGAAGAACTGGTGTTTTTAGGGCGAGAGTTGGCTGAACATAAGGTTGCTTCTGAGAGAACAGCGTCTTTGATTGATAGAGAGATAAAGAGAATTATTGAAGAGGCTTTTTCAGAAGCAAAAAAGATTTTAGAAAAACACCGTTCTTTATTGGCAGCAATATCACAGGAATTGCTAAAGAAAGAGGAGTTGGATCGGAAAGACTTCTTGGCTTTACTAAACAAATTTGGGGTAAAAAGTCCTAAAAAATAA